The sequence aattcaattacatgtgcatgatttcaaaaaccaaattgaaaatcaaagtcaagttctaaatatattcaaatactaaattaaattaaaataaattcaattatttgaataaatctcatgcaaagattaaattgaaaatctaagtctaaatgcaagcacatgctaaattaattaattaaatcaatcaattaattaaatcatttatctctccaacttctatttccatcttttagttagctttttctaaattaagctttctttgtcatcctctttatttcctctaattattctttttcttcctttagccagctttttctcaatcagttgactcaattaatctatttcacctcctacaattagcagttcaactatcaattttcatttgagctcacctgagttccacctcttaatcaatctgttccacctttcaataaatcttctccaaaaatctataaattgagcattcaatctccattctcaataATCACgaaatttgaatctttgtgtcacttgcaggttaccagcgcaatatctaagagccatcataccacagagaagagaataACAACggaagcgatatgcaatcttggaatagggagtttttgatttatttgatttataattcccatttcttgatattgcattatttcattgtcttgtttgttagattctttgattagatagggattcgtgatttccctttgattataATTGATaaattgttattaagatgaattttacatgcatactACAGTTTTCACCAAAACCAAAAATATTTTAATAGTCGACTAAAAGAGAGTACAGCTTGGTTTGTTCCCTTCCATAACCAGTGAGGTTCCAAAaggcaaaccctaattttaaaaataaaaatttgagtgttgttaatacttttctcttgcacccaagtcCATGAAAGATAGGtcagaggatagtgtgtgttaacagTAGGACCACTCCAACCACAAAAAGTTCTTTCTTCCTTAAGATATTGCAATTTGCGCTAAACTAAGCATAAGCTATATTCACAtctattttaaaacccaaaattgaggtgtgagatatgcatgttcatgtcaattttaagcaccaaatccaagaatgaatcCATGCATATCAATTTTACTTGCATCTCATgtcatttttaagcaccaaaatgaagtgtgaaatcatacatgtcaattttaagtcaaaaatccaaaaaatgaatTAACTCTAGAGGATCCTACAATCATGCATGttattagtttttaaaaaattttaGATTTTGATTAAGCCTTCTTCACTTTCCTCGTCACAGGCTGCGGACAAAATAATCAGTAACACCAAAAAGCTTGAATAGAACATAAAAGATGGAGACAGTAAACCTTCTATTTAAACTAATGAATGTGACATAGAATGCTAACGAATACCATATACTATCTAAACCAAGGAAAATTTTTGAAACTATGAATGCGAATTAAATGATTGTGAATTACTATCTAAATGATTGTGAAATGCAAAATAGAAAACCTAAAAAAATGAATTAACCTGCAAACAAAAAGTTAATACCTCATTAGTTTAATCATTACTGTTCCTATGTTGATCATGTCGTATTTCATGATATAAGATTAAACAAGGTTATCAATTTAGCAAGGGCAATTAGGTCTTCCAAATGTTGAATCTTCTTTTGTTCTCTGAAGATTCTCTGATAAAATTTTGCTTGTCTTCTCTTCTCTGTTGTTCTTTGGAACCTTGGAATTTTAAACTTTACTTTGCTTGCCATAATATTTCATGTATTTTAAGTAGTATCCGAAAGTAATGATTTCAGAATTTGACGAATTAATGATGGGGTTAGACAAAAGACAGAATTATGATCCTAAATGATTAATCTAAATGAATGGAAAATTGATCTAGCCAAATGCGAATTGTCTTAAGGATGATTGCGACATGAATTTTGGACAATTGTGGATTTCTGTTAAGACGTATGCAAATTTTTGTCAACGAATTTCTATCAGGTCGAATGCGATGTAGGGTCTAGATGAATGAAAAATAATTAACCACGTCTACAATCCATACAAAcctacaaaaacacaaaaaaccaaAAAGAGAAGATAATTAGTTGTAGATTCACGTCGAATTCaccaaattttaattattaaaatttgtagaaatataaaaatgaccatattcctaaatgaatattttatgttcattcctctatttaattaaatccaatttaattgaatcactcacattcctctatttaattaagtaaattactcaatttatttaaatgaaattcacTAGACCcattttaccatttaatgggataaatcattttattcaattaaattccttctatccacttttaattaaattctaatttaattaaatagtttaccctaaattgaataaatctaatttatttaatttcccaaattacaaccaaattgaattaaattaactttatttcaattaaatcctattttctctccatccacttgcaaaatcctacatctcccacttgcctcctaaattctattcctaacccccttctagactcttctaatcacttctaaattagcctaacccatctcctaaatattatcacatccctaagcaaggggaagtcacttctcaaaccctcaaagtctttgaaaaccattaaaggcttcaacaacttaactttgaaagtcttccaaaccattaatggttaactcaaccctccagcatgattaaagaatttctctaaacttaacctccatgtaacccaagggtctcatcaagcatttattgctttgaccatggttaatcCTTAATCCTTtggacaagagtttatcctttgggtaaaagctttatccattggataaccctaatctaaccttaacccttaccccctaagataaccatgaggtcttctcaagcatttaatgcttcctacccctcctctcaaccaaccttatgttgccacttgtcaccatttcattggtgaaaattgtgaacatggattgagcaactttcaaactcaacccttgattaactctttcaatcttggtcatccattgccctatttttgctataaatagagatctcacttctccattttcatatatgcaagctcttagtatcatacttatgctcaatttttagcacatttagtctctctttgcaaataagaattaatctaataatcatttgaGATTGCTTCTTTCATCAATAGcttaatcatataactagtatatcatgttaggatagtattgctactaatcttgtcatcttataatctagttcatctcatttgtaggatcatgcatagataggttgcattttcatattaaaatcaatcaaaacatccctcgttcttgcatttgtcatccctaaaccactttgttcaatgatctgagagcagagaaattggtttgagggaccttgtgagatagagaaccatggaaccaaccttgggaagctgagtcatcatTCATGAATCCATAGcctgcaccaagaagtcctgtgggtgtgtggacaagtatcTTTGGGCTTCATTTtttacattttaagttctattgacccgcttttcctgcatatatttctggcgcccaccgtgggtggatggctcctctatctatatccatatccttatctccgtagtaaagcactatcggccatcacctgacattttatcacaaatatccattcaggacatacttagcgtagtcactatcttgattTATCCATCTATGCTTTCGCAACATCTCACCATTGCTTGGTAATCACTGCACATGCccgcatcaagaggtacacttagctaggggcaataatcgtCAAAGacttgcagcatgttcaaaccgtcaagactatttgcaaacTCAGAGCATCATATCGTAAAAACCAAAAGCTCACATAATCATAAAGCAAAACGTCGATCGCTTAAACCAGATTTACAAAAGAAATACGATGGATAATTTTCTGAAGTAtcacatgttgcattttgcataaatttttgactatttttgcatttgaactttttaaattattggattctctaaattttctccacaatgcttcaaagctagacaacatcgggaaactccaatattttcttagtcttctatctgtgaggcgatcatttgtactgtgtagatatttgtctcgagatgtgattcacaGCATATCACTAAAGATGTgcttccactttacgcatacaaatggtttaatcttgtctgtttatacgcaatccgcactcaggtcgtcttggttcaattataccttgatgcttgtgctatcttgcaaaatcaaacataatgtaaatttttcttaggtcatcatggttcaattataccattatgcttgtataaatttttaacatatcccaaaacaaatcaatgctcaatgatgatacatatatcgaaagcaaataacatgtggctatatcaggatgacaaatgcagaatgaggatgctcaaaaataagtagttgcatatcattttacaagtagttgcatatcattttacaattagttgcatatcatatcatacatctcatttttaagatacatctcatagcatatcatatcatacatctcattttcaagatacatctcataacatcatgcattttacatcatattcattacatttcacatcacatacatgtatctaagcattgcatcatcataaaatacacaaaaacatatagaaatcatacatccataacacatcacatgatcaaagaaaatggtgtcatatatatatctcaacaaatgatcaatatacaatatctATCATGTCTGTacaacaaaaaaatgataaaaaatacaatggagacaacttctctcaagtatgactatctcctgagggagacggTCTCGCAGCAaatgtcccagcccctggatctccaggtggatcatgtctcgaAGGCCCTGGCATGCCTCTGCTCTCTGATCACGACCCAGTCTCtcaagatcgactagatcttgactgtGTAAAACTCTACACTCGGtgctccctaggcaccgcatcctcataatggtgctagtaatactccacctcctgggctctcaaagccagctctctcaaggtgtctctcatcgagccactTGTTGCCGCTCTCTGTAAACTCGCTGTGAGCTCCTCTACTCGACCccaccgctctatctcagtatcacgcTCTATGGTCAGCTAAGTAATCTGACCTTGCTGTGCCAGCATCTGTGCCTACAACTACTGCACTGACAACTATAGcgatctaatctgtgcatcctctacatgTGTTAGGATCCGCATCTGTaggggtacctatgaaggggtGCCCCCTATCCCTCTACTTGTCCtcagtgctggtggaggtaacacatTTGACCTCCTCCTTTGAGTCAGTCTTCGCACATCCTCATACCCTCCCACCGCTCCTCCTCTCCAGCTCTGATCGCCaaactccctctccctctatccaaggCCACCCGCCGAATGGCTCTCTCTGCCCGTATCCAcctcccaccaccatctccacccctatctcctctcctccgtAACTCCAATCTCCCTCGAACTGCACGTCGACCTCTCCCACCTCCTCTATCCTcttctccatctcctcctcctccatcaccccctccctcatctacctcctcatcatcatcaaatgctgaAATCATCTCCGCTAGATTAGATATCCTAGCTATTGCCCGTGCTGCAAAGAGTCCTACAAACTCATGAGTCATCCCTACATCCACGATCTcaagggcataatcccaaatctggctaGCTAACTGAAAGAAATCATCTACAGTTGTCATGCTATCAATTGTAGGACCCCAATCTGGGATATCCTGTCTCCAtcgagcatataggcatgctccctatggtatcccctactGTCGCCAATACTGTTGTAGCACCCGACTATGCAAGaatctctctataacaaagggTGTCCGCCCTATCAGATATCGAGACATAAAGACAtgtggcatctccatcccatcctcagcccaaacTTCACAACTTGTATAAGGTCACCAGACGACCCTATCAATGTCATCCatcactctcctccaatgctctagtttgcccaacttacgctggacaactatacctctgtacccatatgcataagcgcatccaactagcctatccctatctgccaatggcctagccacgggaatatgctcccatgcccatacctggagAAGTGTCACACTAGCTGATAAACTGTCGTATCcaaggtacactacctcatgcagatCCCTCTATAGACAGGCAGGCATAGCTGATCTTCATGCAAAACGACGAccctgcatcaccatgtcctccagcacTAACCCCCATCCAATagacagtcccttcgacctatggtcgagACATAGAAAACCAACAATAAACCCCACTAGAATTGATGGCAGGGGagtgtaatccaaatccaaaaactcctaccatgggatctcatacccacaaatgaTATCATCCTAAAATATCTGGCGTAGTGCCTTGGTCCCACCCTCCTCCATCTGTTCATAAGGTAGCAGTGCATTTACTACAGGAATCCACAGAATCTAGTAGCAATCCTCAAGTGTCACTATCATCTCGCCtatagctaaatgaaaggtgttcatgtcgctatgccacctctctgccaatgctgtcaacaaaCCTCAGTTTACGATAAACCGAGGCATCTCTAgcaaagaggtcaaaccacacctGTCAATAATATCCTTGTCtccctgtgtcaatcgtggtatcagtGACCAAGGTCTCGAAAATCGCTCACGTGACTGCACTACACCAAGACGCTCCTGTCAAACACAATgtaagtccaatatcagttccctcatcaacacatggatatcaaaatcaaaatcatatcaattcatcaaatcacatcaacttgtaacacaactcaagtttcacaaatcatatcaacttgtaacacaactcaagtttcaaaacatatcaacttataaaacaactcaagttccatatcaacttgtaacacaactcaagttccatatcagcttgcaacacaactcaagctccacaaattcatatcaatcatattcatatccaaaacttgaaaaacttTGAACACATTTTATCAAGTTCCACAAAATAtccaaaatcatatcaaaatcactatCAACATGCAACATCGCAAAACAAATCAAGTagtatcagaactcatattggacacataTGAGACAACAGACACAGAAACTGACAAAAATTCCCTTATCCCGACAAACCTGACATTACCTAAAAAATTTTCTTACTTACAAAATCCCACTTTCCTATCAAAATTTTTCTATATGTGCTAACCTATCCTATCCAAGCGCCAAACTACATCCCACGTGCTACCCTGTTTTGTCTACGCGCTACCTAACCAACCCTATGCGTTATCCTTTCCTTCACATGTGCCCTCCAAAACACCCTATGCGCTAAATGTAGTCTATGCGCTAGCCTGTTTTGTCTATGCACTGCTAATTTACCTCTATGCGCTAGGTTATACCTACGTGCTATCTAAACTTACCCATGCGACCTCTTGCAAGCCCTATGCACTAGGTTTTTCCTACACACTACTTGGCTTACCTAATGCGCTATCCTATACACCCAGTGCGCTAACCTAACTCGACGCGCTACCCTAGCCTGACTATGCGCTAGCCTAAAAACATTAAGATGCTACCCTATTAGCTGGACCCTACGTGCTATgaaatttttcgtatgcgctaccCTTTCAACGCGACGCGCTAAAACATAAAATctgcatgaaaaattcaaaaaattaccaaaaatgacaaaatcaaaaattcaaaaagggtcaaaaatgttgacttactagtggtccatatgtggtaggcctccgatacctccacaCGGGCTCGAATTGATGAGTGGAATACGGAAtcgacatgttgacttctctccaagtgtcactatctccaaagtcaacaagcacaaatgagacaaaaaggaattacttttccccttttatagggaaaatcaaaatttagggtttCGTAAAGGACCTTGAAACTTGCTCGCGATGTCTCATACCAAGCTAGCCaacatcattattgggagatgaatcaaataaatgcattcaacacaaaccaaaattcaaaatgctattatccaaatcaatccaattttcaaaattttgattcatctcccaaggggggcattatcaacatcattttatgGAATCTAGGGCGtcaattatcaaaactggggcatagCATATCTCAAAacgacaaaaaaaaaattgatcataaatcacgatgacacatcattttctttgaattaacatgtgcacacacgtcacttcaaagaggggcaaaatgtagacatataaaaataaacatattcctaaatgaatattttatgttcattcctctatttgattaaagccaatttaattgaatcactcacattcctctatttaattaagtaaattactcaatttatttaaattaaattcactagaccccttttaccatttaatgggatatatcattttattcaattaaattccttctatccacttttaattaaattctaatttaattaaatagtttaccctaaattgaataaatctaatttatttaatttctcaaattacaaccaaattgaattaaattaactttatttcaattaaatcctattttctttccatccacttgcaaaatcctacatctcccacttgtctcctaaattctattcctaacccccttctagaatcttctaatcacttctaaattagcctaacccatttcctaaatattgtcacatccctaagtaaggggaagtcacttctcaaaccctcaaagtctttgaaaaccattaaaggcttcaacaacttaactttgaaagtcttccaaaccattaatggttaactcaaccctccagcatgattaaagaatttctctaaacttaacctccatgtaacccaagggtctcatcaagcatttattgctttgaccatggttaatccttaatcctttgcacaagagttcatcctttgggtaaaagctttatccattggataaccctaatctaaccttaacccttaccccctaagataaccatgaggtcttctcaagcatttaatgcttcctacccctcctctcaaccaacctcaTTTTGCCaactgtcaccatttcattggtgaaaattatgaacatggattgagcaactttcaaactcaacccttgattaactctttcaatcctggccatccattgccctatttttgctataaatagagctctcattcctccatttccatatatgcaagctcttagtatcatacttatgctcaatttttagcacatttagtctctctttgcaaataagaattaatctaataatcatttgaGATTGCTTCTTTCATCAATAGcttaatcatataactagtatatcatgttaggatagtattgctactaatcttgtcatcttataatctagttcatctcatttgtaggatcatgcatagataggttgcattttcatattaaaatcaatcaaaacatccctcgttcttgcatttgtcatccctaaaccactttgctcaatgatctgagaacagagaaattggtttgagggaccttgtgagatagagaaccatggaaccaaccttgggaagctgagtcatccttcatgactccatagcttgcaccaagaagtcctgtgggtgtgtggacaagtatctttgggcttcatttttcacattttaagttctattgacctacttttcccgcatacaaaattcatcataactaactagaaataataaggaaataaCGAATCCCTGTTCTAGCTAAAGAATTCCAATAAATCAATGAAAGTATGTAATTAAAGACAATAGGgctataaaataattaattaaaactccctattccatgatcgcatgtcgcttccattgtccttctcttctTTGAGAAATGATGTTGGCTCTAAGATATCACGCTGCTAACTTGCATAAAGATGGCACAAAGATTCGAAGTGCATGAATAtcgaaaatggagaattgatgttgaatttatagatttttggaggagattgcttgagaggtggaactcaagtgagctcacatgctgattgatagttgaactgttgattgggaggtggaactcaattgattgaattgttaatttagtcaactgattgagaaaaaagatgattgaaagatagaaaaggagattgaatagttaactaatCGAGAAAAAGTTGAttaaaagatagaaaaagaatgattggagagaattgagaaaatgatttaattaatcaattaattgaattgataaattaattattaatttagcatgtgttgtaggaagtTTTATCTAAAGTTCcattttgatttgcatgttcttgaactcaatttagattttcaatttgattttggcgtgatattgaatttattttaaatttattttgatctttgaattcatgcaaacttgatttagattttcaatttgatttctgcatgtctttgaatttgatttttgaaatcatgaaattgaaatgcatatgtatttgaaattagatgaaattggaatttgaaagaaaattcaaattcgaatttgaaagaaaattcaaattcgaatttgaattagaagaatattgaaattagacaaaattagaatttggggaaattggaattgaagaattaattagctaattaaataatttaaagaaactatttaattatttaaaaatttaatttaatttaataatatagaTTATTCaactaaaggaattaaatcataattaattaattaattaatatttaattaatatttagaaagaggttaaatgattaaattggTGAAGAGAGAATAGAAATTAAAGAATGATTAGTAAGGTGGAGAGTGATGATTAGAATTAATTCAGAAgaaattaattagcttaattatataattaaagaatgatttaatcaattaaaatGAATAATTAGTGGATTagcgatgagacatttttaggtgtctgcagTGAATATTTATGTGAAGATTGGCTTTTCATTGAATTTTATGTAAGGTTGGTTATTTATATAAAGACTGGTGGATTTATTAGAGACCAATTATTTATTCGCATTTTGTTTATAAGACTTATAATTTATGTAGagaattaatttaataaacatcatataatgtttattatttattttaagattAATGATTTATAGAAAGTGATTTTCTATAAATCTTATTTATATAAAATTAGATTTTTTGTGGGgatcaatttttcatcaataaaCTAAAAATGATAATAGAAAAAGATCATCATATAAATAGTCTTAGTTGTTGTTTAAACATTACTTTAAAGAGAAGCTAAGCATATGGTATGTTTATTTTTAAGAAAATGGACTATACAAGGATCTAAATTAATAGTCCTATAGTACTACTTAgatatttttgcaataaaatacaATTGAAATTTTAAGaagattatattattttaaaagaaAGAATTTGGATAAAAaacaaatttattacaaaattattttaattcataaaattaatttgtatttagatattttgaaataaaatattttttaatatttcaagGACAGTTTTATatgattaattttaataaaaacTAGATAAGCAACTTACATTGCCAAATTTAATCTTTGGTCTTATGTTAAATATCAATAACACAAATACTATTTTTATAAGTCATACATTATAATTGTCTACTAAACAAAAACAATCCATagactatgattataaatttatttttatttcatttatgttATTTCCTACTCACAAATTATTCTTATACTCATTTATTCAagtattgtaatttttttaaattttgtccACGAAATTTTCTGAAAAATACGGAATGCAAATACAGTCTAAATCCGATGGACCCAACCATTGAAGCTTTCGACATGTTTTAGAAGCTGTGGGAAAAGACGAGCACAGAATTAACCATCACTGTAGGACCAGCGTAATATATCCTTAGTTTGCATGTTTCACGTTGTTTTGGATAAGACAATATTTACACAGTGGGGAACGAACAAGAATAATTGAAGATTGCATCGGTGAAAAAGCTTGTAAAGATGTCTCCCGTTGTGTCTACCATTTCCAAAGATTATGAGCTGAAGATTATTAACACAGAAGTCATAGTACCTGCTCTTCCAATGCAGCAGCGCATCCTTTCTCTGTCAAATCTGGGTCTCACTATTCCTCCAGTTTCTGTGCATGTGTTCTTCTATTATAAAAATCACTTAACTAGGACTTTTGCATCAACACTATCTCATCTCAAGACTTCCATCTCGAAGGTGTTAGTGTCCTATTATGTATCTGCAGGAAGAATGGTGACAGATAGTATTGGCCTACCAAAGGTCCATTGCAATAACAAGGGAGTTCGCTTGACCCAAGCTTATGCTGCAGCTGCTCTTTCTCAGCTGAATTTATACAACCCTGATGAGTCTGTGCAGGGGAAGCTTGTTCCTTCACTTTCAAAGCCCTTTCAAGAAGATGGTATTCCTTTCTTTGCTGCTCAGGTAAAGGATTTTATAGAGTGCATACTTCTTTCCATTTGTTTTGCTTTCTGCATAACAATCATAACAGTTTTTTGGTATTTGCAGGTAACAGAGTTTGGCTGTGGAGGTATTGTTGTTGGCTGCACATTAGACCACAGAGTCGCAGATGCATACTCTGCAAACATGTTTTTGACAAGTTGGGCAAAGCTTTGTAGGAATGACTCAACTGTACCTCTGAATCCAAGCATCACACGCTCCATATTATGCCCTCGAGATTCCCCTGCTTACTGTGCTGAAATTAACAATATGTATGTGAGGCATACATCACAAGAATCTGGCCAAGAAAATCCTCACCCACCTTCTTTAGCAAGTAGAATTTACTATCTAGATGTCAAGAACATTATGGATCTCCAATTTAATGCAAACAAAGATGGTAATAGTTGCACAAAATTAGAGGTGTTCAGTGCCTACTTATAGAAGCTACTGGTATGCACCCAGATGGTCAAGGACAATATGAATTGTAAAATAGGAATAGTTGTAGATGGCCGCCAACGCTTAAGGGAGATTGGAATTTCTGCTAATTACTTTGGCAATGTTCTTAGTTTGCCCTTTGCTGAGTCCAATGCTTGTTGTATAAAAGGAAAACCACTTTGTTGGAGTGCAGGTTAATTCATGATGCCATACAGAGTGCAGCAAATGAGGAGCATTTTCAAAGCTTAATTGACTTCGTCGAGATTGCAAAGCCAACACCTGTCTTAGCCAAGATTTACTGTAGAGAAGATGACATTCAGTCCTACGTTTTGTTGTCTTCTGGACTGCGGTTTTCTTTGTATGAAGTTGATTTTGGATGGGGAAAGCCTACGTTTGGAAACTACCATTTCCCTTAGGGTGGTGAATCGGGCTATGTCATGCCAACTCAAAGCCCTGCAGGAGACGGTAGTTGGATTGTATACATGCATCTTCCTCTGGAACAGTTAAATGCGATTGACTCTGACCCCAACCGCATTCTAATTCCAATCACACAAGATTGCTTACATTTGGCTTAGAAATATTTTAGAAACCTAAGTGAGTATATGTTTGAAGCATTGTACCCACAAAATTGTACAATTGGAGATAATTGTATACTCAACGATCACTTTATTATGTTGTAATGAAATAGAATAATCGAATTTATTAATAGTGTTGGCTGTTAGAGTCTTTTAGAAATTACAAGTGCCAGCAATATCTTGTTTCTCTAAAAT is a genomic window of Cryptomeria japonica chromosome 7, Sugi_1.0, whole genome shotgun sequence containing:
- the LOC131856590 gene encoding coniferyl alcohol acyltransferase-like → MSPVVSTISKDYELKIINTEVIVPALPMQQRILSLSNLGLTIPPVSVHVFFYYKNHLTRTFASTLSHLKTSISKVLVSYYVSAGRMVTDSIGLPKVHCNNKGVRLTQAYAAAALSQLNLYNPDESVQGKLVPSLSKPFQEDGIPFFAAQVTEFGCGGIVVGCTLDHRVADAYSANMFLTSWAKLCRNDSTVPLNPSITRSILCPRDSPAYCAEINNMLIHDAIQSAANEEHFQSLIDFVEIAKPTPVLAKIYCREDDIQSYVLLSSGLRFSLYEVDFGWGKPTFGNYHFP